Genomic DNA from Nitrospira sp.:
CCCCGGACTTCCCAGAACCCCTTCTCGTCCTGCTCCGAAAACGTGATTTCTTTGATCCACTTTGCTCCTTTCCAGGCATATCGTTTCGGGACGATCATCCGAACCGGCCCGCCATGGTCTTTGGTCAGCGGACGTCCGTTCCATTTGTAGGTCAGCAACACGTCATCGTCCTGACACGCGCTCAGGGGGAGATTGGTGGTGTAGTCGTCGTAAGACGTGAACAGGACGAATCGAGCGGATGCCAGCGGTTGAACGACCGCCATCAACTGCTTGAAGCTGACGCCCTCCCATTCATTGTCGTACCGACTCCAGGATGTCACGCAGTGAAAGTCTGAGATGTCTGTGAACTGCGGTTGGGCGAGAAAATCCGACCATGTCCAGGTGACGGTTGTGGTGACGGCGCCCCCGATGCTCAATCTCCAGGTCTCAAGGGAAATGTCCGGTTTGTGACCGAGATCCAGCACCGGCCAGTTTTCCACCAAATGCTGGCCTGGCGGAAGCCGGTCGTCGCCCTCATAAAAGACTTCGCGCTCTTCTCCGCCACGGCGGGCCTTTGCCCACTGTTCCTTGCTCTTGATCAACCGGTCGTTCTGATCCATATCCAGCCTCCTCACGCACAGAGTAGGGCATGCGACCTCGGTCTGACAAGGGCGGATGATGTGGGAGTCAGGCGGGAGCGTGAAGGGCTGTAGGGGAGAAGGCGTGGGACGACGAAAGGAATTTCAGGAGCAGCGCATGAAATGTGTGAGCGTGAGGTGAGGGAAGGATGCCGGCACGAACCAGCGCCGTTCGCTGTGCAAAGCCATGCTGCGGCATGGCGACACGGAGAAAGCGAAGGTCAGGCGTGGAGCCTGGTTTCCCGTTCGCACCAACGTTGCGGGCGCATCAACGTTCCCAGTGCGGCGATCGCACAAATCGTCGCCAGGAGCACAAAACTTGCGATGAGAAAAAATCCACCCTTCATATCATGCACCGAGAGCGGTCCCATGACGGCACCCCCTTGCTATGACTTAATTGTACCACCTTCACTCCGTGCGCCAACCACAATCGCAAAGCCATGATTCTTCGGGTGAAGATTTTTTCAGGCGCGAATGGCAGTGCGGGCAGGGACGCATCCACACATGTGAGGCGGTCTCGTAGCTGGGGTGCGAGGTACGGGGCTGCTGGGAAACCGAATGTGTTGTCGGCATCGCAGGGTCCAGAAGATCACTCAATGTTGCCGGCCACACCTTACCCCCTCACACGCCTTCGCTTCAAGAGTTCTTTCGGAGGGCACGGCTCCGTACTTGAGCGTTGGGATGGGTGGCCGCGTCGGCTCTTTTCGTCGCGGGCTGGCCGTCCACCGCGGACGGGCATGGCGTGACGTCGTGCCTGGATCAGCAGCAAGTGGCTGTGGCTGCCCATCAGGGGCTGGTCTGTGGCGAGTAGGGACGCGATTGACACATAGGGATGTAGGCACGATGATACCGAGAATGGCACAACAAAAGGAGTTCCATGTCGCGTGATGCGAACGTCAGTTCGTCGTCCAAAGCAGCCCCGAGACAAGAGCTGGTGTTGCCGGACGACGATCATAACCGCAGGCTCGTGGAGAACGTGCACCCGTCCAATTGGGTGAATCCGGAACCGGCAGGGCGATACAACCTGGTGGTCATTGGGGCCGGGGTTGCGGGATTGATCACTGCCGTCGTTGCGGCCGGACTCGGCGCAAAGGTTGCCCTCATTGAACGGCATCTGATGGGGGGAGATTGTTTAAACGTCGGCTGTGTCCCGTCCAAGGCGCTCATTCGTGCCGCAAATGTCTGGGCGCACGTGCGTGATGCGTCGGTCTTTGGGGCACAGGTGGCTTCCGAAGCCAGCTGTGACTTTGGGGTTGCGATGGCGCGGATGAGAGAGCTGCGCGCCCGAATTAGCCATCTGGATTCCGCCTCGCGATATACCTCGCTGGGCGTCGATGTGTACATTGGCCAAGGCCGGTTCACCGGCCAGGACAGAGTGGTTGTGGAAGGGCCGGCGGGCAACCGAACCCTGTCTTTTGTGAAAGCGGTCATCTGCACGGGCGCAAAAGCATCAGCTCCGCCCATTCCCGGGTTGGAAGCGGTAGGGTACCTCACGAATGACACCCTGTTTTCTCTGACTGAGTTGCCTCCGCGAATGGCCGTAATCGGCGCGGGACCGGTCGGGTGTGAACTGGCGCAGGCGTTTGCGCGATTCGGCAGTCAGGTGTCGTTGTTCGAGGTCATGCACGGTATTCTGCCGAATGAAGATCGGGATGCGGCGGAAATTGTTCAAGGGGTGATGGCTAAGGACGGGGTCACGCTTCTCTGTTGCGGAAAAGATTTGAATGTCGAACGCACCCCCGAAGGCAAACGCCTGGTCGTTGAGTCGCATGGCCAGCGCCATGCGGTGATCGTCGATGAAATTGTCGTGGGGACGGGCCGCTCACCGAATGTGCAGGGGCTCGGGCTCGAGGCTGTCGGGGTCCAGTTCGACAAGACCGGAGTTACGGTCAATGAACGGCTTCAAACAACGAATCCGCGGATCTATGCCGCCGGCGACATTTGCTCACGCGACAAATTTACGCATGCGGCGGAGGCCATGGCGCAGATCGTCATTCAAAATGCCTTGTTTCCACATCCTTTTGGCTTGGGGTATGCGACGACGAATTCCCTCACCATGCCTTGGTGTACCTACACCACACCGGAAATCGCCCACGTCGGTGTGTACGCGACCGACGCGAAGAAGAAGGGCGTGGAGATCGAAACGTATACCTACCATTTCAATGACGTGGATCGCGCCGTGCTGGATGGTGATGAGGAAGGGTTTGCGCGCCTTCACATCCAGAAGGGAACCGACAAGATTCTTGGCGCGACGATCGTATCCGCGCATGCCGGCGATTTGATCAGTGAAGTGTCGATCGCGATGAAGGCAGGTGCCGGGGCAAAGACCATTGCCACGACGATCCATCCCTATCCCACCAGGGCTGAGATCATCAAGAAAACCGCGAATCTCTGGCGCAAGGCGCATTTTACTCCGCGGACCAGGGCAGCCCTGGCGCGATTGTTTGCCTGGTTGCGGCGATGAGTCGAGCTGTACTGTTGTTGGCCCTCTTGTTGGGGTTGGTGTCCGTTGGGCTGGCGCACGAGCCACCCAGGTTGCTCGTGGGGGCTTTTTCACATGCAGTTGAAGGGAGCACTCTGCCGGAGGGGTGGAGTCCACTCACGTTTAAAAAGATTGCTCGGCACACGCACTACGAGGTCGTGAAGGATGGGGCAACGTCCGTCATGAAGGCGGTGAGTGACGCCTCGGCTTCAGGCCTGACCAAGGCCGTGACGATCATCCCGCGTGAGTATCCAATCGTCCGTTGGCGATGGAAGGTCGAGAATCTGTTGGAACGCAGCGATATGAGCCGCAAGGACGGCGATGACTATCCCGCGCGGCTGTACATTACTTTCGCGTATGAGCCGGATAAGGTACCCATCCAGAAGAAACTACAGTACAAGCTCGGACAGGCGCTGTTCGGCGAGATTCCCATCGCGGCGCTCAACTACATCTGGGACGGGAAGAGTCCCGCGGAAACTCTGGTAGACAACGCCTATACCGGGTTCGCCAAGATGATTGTGGTACAAAGCGGGTCCCGCCACGTCGGCTCCTGGGTCGAACAGGAACGAAATGTCTATGAAGACTATAAGCGGGCGTTCGGTGAGGAGCCGCCAGCCATCAACGGCGTGGCCATTATGACCGACACGGACAATACGCGGGAGCGTGCCGTGGCCTACTACGGCGATATTGAGTTTTTCCAGCCAGGGAACTAAAGGAATGGGATATCGGGTCGAGAGATGAGCTGCGGGGCGGCCGACCTGTACAGGGTCGGCCGCCCCAGAACATCGGCGGGCTGAACCGGGGTCGCAGGATCAGGGGGTTATTGAATGGAGTTTGCGAAGCCGCCGTGAGTAATTTCAGCCCGGATGCTGTCTCCGACCTTCTTGTTCCCCCGTAGATGTTTGGTGCCCTGCCCGACACGAACCTTCATCTGCCCTCCATCGTACTCTTCCACGGTATAGGTCTCTCCTTGAATCTCTTTGACGGTGCCGCCGATCGTTTTCCACGCAACGCCAGGCTTCGAATCGGTGTGTCCGGGCTTCGACGCGAGACCCTGCTCCGGGACCGATCCCAAAAGGGCAGTTGCGGCCGCTGCAGAGGTGGTGGGCGTCTGCCTGGCGTGCTTCTCCGGTTTGTCCTTTGCCGATGCGGACGCGGCGAGAAGACCGATGGCGGCCATCGTCACCACTGCCAGGGTGAAAGACTGAATGCTTGTTTTCATGCGGTCCTCCTTGAGAAGGGGGCTCACGGTTTAGCGGAACCATACGCAGCAATCCCCATGCCGTTGTTGCCGGTTTCCGAGGTGCTGAATCTGTTGGATTTGTGACGGTTCTATCTCGTTGTATCGGCGGTGCGTACAAGTAGCACGGTGGTTTGCGCATCCCCGTTCAATTCTGCCCTGGCTTCCGATCCGGGTCCCGCCGAGAGAAATCTGGAGCGGTGAAAAACAGGCATTGGCCCCAAGGGCCTCAGGCCGCTCTGGAAAGTAGAATCTCATTGTCAACGTGGCGGTCCCCTTGTACGTTGGAATGGCTGACAGGCAGGGGCGTTAACCAAGGGAGGATGTATGAAGCAGGTGATGTGGAGTGCAGCGGTGATGTCGATTTTGACTGCGTCGGTCGTGTTCGCCCAGGCAGAAACGCCCAGAATTGATCAGCGACAGGCCAACCAGGAGCGGCGCATCGATCAAGGGATTGCGAGCGGGCAGTTGAATGAGCGCGAGGCCGCTCGCATGAACAATCAGCAGGAGCACATCAACAACATGGAAGATAAGGCGAAGAGCGACGGTGCGGTCACCAAGAAAGAACGCGCGCGGATCAAGCATGCGCAAGATCGCACGTCGCGCCATATTGCTCGTCAGAAGCACGACCGCCAAGAGCGGTAGTGGCCGTTCCCGGCCTGGTTCAGCCGGTGTGTGCCTGAAATGCCCGGCCGGAAGAAGACATTCGGCGCTCGCGCATCTTGTCGAGTAACCCCGTGCCGTCCGCGACAATGGTTGCGGGCGGCACGGTTGTTTCAGCAGGTCTCCTTCGCTCTTCCCTCACGGAACTCCTGACAGTTCTGAATCAATCCGGCCGATCCTGATAGAATGCCGGCATGGATCTGATCACGACGCATGTGAACGCCGACTTTGACGGCATGGCCTCCATGGTTGCGGCGAGAAAATTATACCCTGGAGCGTTGCTGGTACTTCCCGGTGGTGCGCAGGAAAGCGTCCGGAATTTTCTGGCCACGCATGACATGGATCTCATCCGATTGAAAGACCTGGCGTTGGAACGGGTGCGGCGCCTGGTGCTGGTGGATGTGCAGGAGCCGGATCGACTTGGCCCGTTGAGGGTGCTCAGTACCCGCAGCGATGTGGAAGTTCATGTGTTTGACCATCATGAGGTAGGGCTGCGTGCCGAGCCGCCGCTGTGGCCGTCTGTCAGTCACCGGCAGGTTGAATCCGTCGGGGCGACCACCACCCTGCTCGTGGAGCAACTGAAAAGCCGGCAGATTTCCCTCACCGCCGATGAGGCGACCATACTGGCGCTGGGCTTGTATGAAGAAACCGGTTCGTTTGTCTATCCGTCCACTACTCCGCGGGACGTGGAGGCGGCGGCCTCTGTGTTGCGGGCCGGGGCCGATTTGCGTGTCGTCGCCGAGACGTTGCAACATCCCCTGGACCCGGACCTCATCGCGCTCCTGAACGATCTGCTGCAGTCCGGCGAAGTCTACTACCTGGAAGGCCGCAAGATTCTTGTCGCCTCGAGTGCCTATGACCGGTATAGCGGCGACCTCGCCGAAGCCGTCCAACGGCTGGCGGAATTGCATGGCCTCGACGCCGTCATCGTCGCCATTGCCTTGCAAGAGAAGGTCGAAATCATCGGAAGAAGTCGAAGGCCGGAGATCGACGTGGCATGGATCGCGCGTGAATTCGGCGGCGGCGGCCATGCGGTGGCGGCGGCGGCAAGCGTTAAAGGCCGGACATTGGTGGAGGTGCAGCAACAACTGACACGGCTGCTGACAGAGCGCTATCGTCCTACGTTATTGGCTCGAGATGTCATGACGACGCCGGTCAAATCGATCGCCGAAGAGGCAACCGTTGTGGAAGCCGAACGGGCGATGACGACCCATGGAGTGAATGTGCTTCCCGTGGTCGATCGGAAGGGGCGCTATCTCGGCATGATTGCTCGGGAGACGATTCAGAAAGCGCTGTTCCATCATCTCGAAACCCATCAGGTCGGAGAGCTGGCCGGCGGCGGACACTATACGGCCCTGCCTGACACGCCGTTTCACGACATTGAAACCAGGATGATCGAGTTGAACCAACGGTTTGTCCCGGTGTTATCCGACGGCAACACGGTCGGGGTCATCACCAGGACCGATCTGTTGCGCAGCCTGCATGAGGATGTGTTGGCGGGTGCGCGTGGAAAGCCGAAATCGTTGATGGGACTGGAATCGATGGGCGTCGAACGGCGCCGAGATCTCACGGGGCTGTTGCGCGACCGGCTGCCTCCCGCGGTCCACAATTTTCTCCGAACGGCTGGAGAGCTGGGCGAGCGCTTGGGTGTGTCGGTGTATGTCGTCGGGGGATTTGTCCGCGACGTCTTGCTCGGCCTCGACAATCTTGATGTGGACCTTGTGGTGGAGGGCGACGGGATCGCGTTCGCGCGGGAGCTGGCCAAACAACAAGGCGGGAGCGTCAATGTTCACGAACGGTTTGGCACGGCGGTGGTGCATCTGCGAGACGAGTTCAAGCTGGATGTGGCCACCGCCCGCACCGAGTACTACGAATATCCGACTGCGTTGCCCACGGTCGAGCAGAGTTCCATCAAGAAAGATCTCTACCGGCGGGATTTTACGATCAACACGTTGGCCGTGGCGCTCCGGCCTCGTCGATTCGGCCAGCTCATCGATTTTTATGGCGGACAACGCGATCTCAAGGAGCGCCTGATCCGAGTCCTTCACAGTTTGAGTTTTGTGGAGGATCCGACGCGGGTCTTTCGTGCCATACGATTCGAACTACGGTTCAATTTTCAATTGAGCAAGGACACGCTGGCCTTGATTAAAGGCGCGGTGAAGATGGAATTGTTTCACCGGCTCTCCGGCCAGCGACTCTTGGATGAATTGCGGTTGTTGTTTTCCGAGCGCGCGCCCCGACATGCCGTTCGGCGTCTGTCTGAGCTCGACCTGTTGCGATTCATTCATCCGACCCTCGCTTGGTCGGATCGATTGGATCGGCGGCTCATCGACGTGGAGGCGGCGCTGGATTGGTATCGACTCTCCGCTCTGGACCGGCCTCTCCGTGAATGGCTGGTCTATGCGATGGCATTGGCCGAGGCCATGCCGGATCAAGCGGTGCGCGAGATGCTGAAGCGGTTTCCGTTTGCCGAGGCTGAGCGTGCCGCGATCGATGAAGCCCGATTTCTTACGCAGCCGGCTTGCCGCACCTTGAGTCGACGTGTGCCGGTGAAACCATCGGAAACGGTTCGGGTCTTGACGGGTCTGTCGGAGGAGTGCCTGGTCTTTCTCCTGGCGCAGAGCCTGAATAAGTCGGCAAAGCGGCATCTCTCGCTCTATCTCACGACCTATCGCAACGTGAAGCCTGCGCTGACGGGGAAGGCACTGAGCGCCCTGGGGTTGAAACCTGGCCCTCTGTACCGGAAGATTCTGGCGCGTCTCACCGAGGCGCGGCTGGATGGCGAGGTCAAGACGGAAGAGGATGAACTGGCACTGGTGAAAGACTGTATCGATCGAGGATGTGGGGAATCGACGCGCTAAGATCCTCTCGAGGTGAGGATCAGTTGGATGGCCGACCGCACGACAGCGCCGGCAACGGAGGCCGGGAGAGTATTCCGAAGCCGGCAAGACGACGTGGGGAAGTTAAGCCAATGGCTCAACCGGCTCGAATTCGTCGTCGGTTTCGACGGCTCGAGCGTCTTTCCCCATCGCGGCAAGCAGGCCGTCGTAAACGATGCGAGCCGCGTCCGACCATTTCGGATTGAATGGACGACC
This window encodes:
- a CDS encoding molybdopterin-dependent oxidoreductase codes for the protein MDQNDRLIKSKEQWAKARRGGEEREVFYEGDDRLPPGQHLVENWPVLDLGHKPDISLETWRLSIGGAVTTTVTWTWSDFLAQPQFTDISDFHCVTSWSRYDNEWEGVSFKQLMAVVQPLASARFVLFTSYDDYTTNLPLSACQDDDVLLTYKWNGRPLTKDHGGPVRMIVPKRYAWKGAKWIKEITFSEQDEKGFWEVRGYSNSAFPWKNDRYG
- a CDS encoding mercuric reductase yields the protein MSRDANVSSSSKAAPRQELVLPDDDHNRRLVENVHPSNWVNPEPAGRYNLVVIGAGVAGLITAVVAAGLGAKVALIERHLMGGDCLNVGCVPSKALIRAANVWAHVRDASVFGAQVASEASCDFGVAMARMRELRARISHLDSASRYTSLGVDVYIGQGRFTGQDRVVVEGPAGNRTLSFVKAVICTGAKASAPPIPGLEAVGYLTNDTLFSLTELPPRMAVIGAGPVGCELAQAFARFGSQVSLFEVMHGILPNEDRDAAEIVQGVMAKDGVTLLCCGKDLNVERTPEGKRLVVESHGQRHAVIVDEIVVGTGRSPNVQGLGLEAVGVQFDKTGVTVNERLQTTNPRIYAAGDICSRDKFTHAAEAMAQIVIQNALFPHPFGLGYATTNSLTMPWCTYTTPEIAHVGVYATDAKKKGVEIETYTYHFNDVDRAVLDGDEEGFARLHIQKGTDKILGATIVSAHAGDLISEVSIAMKAGAGAKTIATTIHPYPTRAEIIKKTANLWRKAHFTPRTRAALARLFAWLRR
- a CDS encoding DUF3047 domain-containing protein; this encodes MSRAVLLLALLLGLVSVGLAHEPPRLLVGAFSHAVEGSTLPEGWSPLTFKKIARHTHYEVVKDGATSVMKAVSDASASGLTKAVTIIPREYPIVRWRWKVENLLERSDMSRKDGDDYPARLYITFAYEPDKVPIQKKLQYKLGQALFGEIPIAALNYIWDGKSPAETLVDNAYTGFAKMIVVQSGSRHVGSWVEQERNVYEDYKRAFGEEPPAINGVAIMTDTDNTRERAVAYYGDIEFFQPGN
- a CDS encoding CBS domain-containing protein; this translates as MDLITTHVNADFDGMASMVAARKLYPGALLVLPGGAQESVRNFLATHDMDLIRLKDLALERVRRLVLVDVQEPDRLGPLRVLSTRSDVEVHVFDHHEVGLRAEPPLWPSVSHRQVESVGATTTLLVEQLKSRQISLTADEATILALGLYEETGSFVYPSTTPRDVEAAASVLRAGADLRVVAETLQHPLDPDLIALLNDLLQSGEVYYLEGRKILVASSAYDRYSGDLAEAVQRLAELHGLDAVIVAIALQEKVEIIGRSRRPEIDVAWIAREFGGGGHAVAAAASVKGRTLVEVQQQLTRLLTERYRPTLLARDVMTTPVKSIAEEATVVEAERAMTTHGVNVLPVVDRKGRYLGMIARETIQKALFHHLETHQVGELAGGGHYTALPDTPFHDIETRMIELNQRFVPVLSDGNTVGVITRTDLLRSLHEDVLAGARGKPKSLMGLESMGVERRRDLTGLLRDRLPPAVHNFLRTAGELGERLGVSVYVVGGFVRDVLLGLDNLDVDLVVEGDGIAFARELAKQQGGSVNVHERFGTAVVHLRDEFKLDVATARTEYYEYPTALPTVEQSSIKKDLYRRDFTINTLAVALRPRRFGQLIDFYGGQRDLKERLIRVLHSLSFVEDPTRVFRAIRFELRFNFQLSKDTLALIKGAVKMELFHRLSGQRLLDELRLLFSERAPRHAVRRLSELDLLRFIHPTLAWSDRLDRRLIDVEAALDWYRLSALDRPLREWLVYAMALAEAMPDQAVREMLKRFPFAEAERAAIDEARFLTQPACRTLSRRVPVKPSETVRVLTGLSEECLVFLLAQSLNKSAKRHLSLYLTTYRNVKPALTGKALSALGLKPGPLYRKILARLTEARLDGEVKTEEDELALVKDCIDRGCGESTR